The following DNA comes from Limnobacter sp. SAORIC-580.
CCGCTATTAATTAGGGAAAGAGCTACCTTTGCGCGCTGACCTTGCCTTGGTTGAAAAAGGCCTGTGTCCCTCACGGGCGCAGGCACAAATATTGATCGAACAAGGAAAAGTGCAAGTGCGCAACGGTGTAGTTCAGGCACCTGTTGTTGTAAAAAAAGCATCGCAGCAGATCGAGCCATTCATGACTCTTGAATTGATTGACTGCGATGCACCCAGTTTTGTATCCCGTGGTGGATTGAAATTACACCACGCACTTGAAGCCACCAAGATTGAAGTTCACGCAAGGCGTTGCATCGACTTGGGACAATCCACTGGCGGCTTCACTGACTGCCTACTTCAGAAAGGTGCATCGAGTGTCGTGGGTATTGACGTTGGGCGGGAACAGTTACACCCTCGTTTGAGAGGACACCACGCTGTGATGGCCCTGGAGGGGATCAACCTGTACAAAGTCAATGCAGGTGATCTCGAAAAGGACATTGCCGCGCTGAAACCAGAATTCATGCCATTTGACATTGCGGTGGCGGATTTGAGCTTCATCTCTCTGCGCAAGGTGTTGCCCAATATTGCAAAGCTGATGCCTGCAAGGTGTGAAGGTTTGTTTCTGGTTAAACCTCAATTTGAAGTTGGGCCGGAAAACATCGGTAAAAATGGTTTGGTGAAAAATCTCGATGACCTGATCGAACAACTAGAGAACGATATAAAGACTTGCTGCGCCCAACTCGACTTGACTGTGAAAGATTTTTTCCAGTGCGAGTTGAAAGGTGGCGACGGCAATCAGGAATATTTTGTGTACGCGACGAAAAGTATCGATGTTGCGACCAACCACTAACTCTGTGAATGAATACACCATGATGAATATCAGCTTTGAATTTTTCCCCGCGAAAACAGACGAAGGTGCAGAGAAGTTGCGCGCCACGCGTGAAAAACTGTCCGAAAGAAAGCCAGAGTTTTTTTCCGTGACATTTGGGGCCGGCGGGACAACCCAAGACGGAACACTGTCCACTGTGCTTGAAATCAAGGCGGCTGGTGAAGAAGCAGCACCGCATTTGTCATGTGTTGGATCTTCCAAGGAAAAAGTCGCGGCACTGCTAAAGCAGTACAAAGAACACGGAATCAAGCGTATTGTTGCGCTTCGCGGTGACTTGCCCTCGGGCATGTTGGAAACGGGTTCGTTTCGATATGCGAGCGAGTTGGTTGAATTTATTCGACAGGAAACAGGCGATCACTTTTTTATTGAAGTTGCTGCCTATCCCGAAACCCACCCGCAAGCAAAAAGCCCGGCAGCCGATGTGGACGCTTTCGTACACAAAGTCAATTGCGGCGCAAACTCTGCCATTACCCAGTATTTTTTCAATCTGGATGCATTTTTGTACTTCCGGGATCAAGTGCAACACCGCATTTCGATTCCGCTGATTCCTGGCATCATGCCTGTGACCAATTTCAGTCAGCTTGCTCGTTTTTCAGATGCATGTGGTGCGGAAATTCCGCGATGGATGCGCAACCGCCTGCAACATTTCGGCGATGATCGCGAGTCGATTCGAGCATTCGGACTGGAAGTTGTCTCGAACCTGTGTGAACAACTAATCAGGGAAGGCGCACCCGGACTGCACTTCTACACCATGAACAACGCGCAGCCGACCTTGTCCATTCTGGATCAAATCGGTTATTAAGAAGCGCCTGAGCGAGTGAAAATAAACTCTCGCTCAGTGAGCAAATAATCGAGTAACTCGTCGTGTTGTTCTGAGAAGTTATCTTTGGTTTCGGTAATAGCATAAGCCACACCAACAGTGACTGGCTTGGCAGGCATTTGACTCAAGGTTCGATCATACCAACCTGCGCCATATCCGAGACGAGCTCCCGCTCGGTGGAAAGCAAGACAAGGAACAAGCAACACTTCGGGCTGAACCCAGGATTTGGATTTTGGAACTGGAATATTGTATCGGCCAAGCTCCATTTCCATGTCTGGCGCAAACTGCGCAAATTTCAAGAATGGGCCTGTTGGCGACTCACAACACACCGGCAAGGCCCACCGAAAGCCTTTGAGCGCCAAATTATTCATGATGGCGAGTACATTCGGCTCGCCGCGTGTGGGATAGAACAGACCCACAGTGCAAGGCTGGAATGTTTGGAGTAGAGTTATCAGAGATGCCGAAATTTCTTGGCTAAGCGAGTTGATTTCTTCGGGCTGAAGCCGATTTCGATAAGCCATGGCAGTTTGCCGCAATGATTTTTTCATGACAGGAACAATGACAATTTCTCACCACATTTCACGTTGGGTATCGCTACCTTTGCTTGCCTTGGGTGCTATGGCATTTCAACCCGCTTTGGCCAACAAAGAGACGGATGCAGAGTTAATCAAACAGATCAAATCTGCCTATGCAGATGGCGCATACGACAAGTTTAACCGCTTGGTTTCTGAATTGCCGCAAAAAAGCATATTCAGACCCTACGTGGACGTCTGGCAGTTTCGCTTTTTTCAGAAGGGGGTGGAGAAACAATTTCCCGATCGAGAAGTGGTGTGGAACAAGTCAGAAATTCTGCCCCTGCTGAACAAACATGACAACAGCTGGCCAACCGAAACATTGAGACGGGACTGGCTTGAGCAACTGGCACGCACGGCGCAGTGGACTGATTTTGCAGAGCAGCGACAACACTTGCGCTACCGCCCAGACCAGGGTGTTGAGTGTGCTGACTTGATGTACGCCGCAGAGCAGGGACAGTTGGTGAGATACAAACTGGATGCTGTGGTGAGTTTTGATAAACGCCTGCCTAAAACATGTCGGGTTCTTTTGAAAAACCTGTACAAACTGGGCGGTGTAAGTGCGCAAGACCTGGATCGACATGTGCTGCAAATGGTGGCATCCAACCAGCTGACCAACGCAGTCAAGTTTGTTGACGAATTCGAAGACACCGCTTGGGGAAAGACGATCAGCAGCACTGCGCTGCGCGAGGCGATTTTCAATCCTGACAAATATCTGAAATCGTCAGGTCAAAAAGCCGACACAGACCTCTACTTGACTGGCGCGCTGGCCAGAAAAGCAGTGGAAGACTATGAGCGTGTTGCGCGACAAATGACTGAAAATTATCAGGGCAAACTTTCACCCAGCTCTGAACAATGGCTTTGGGCGCATGTGGGCTACCGTGCCGGTCTGGTCTGGGACAGAAACGCACTCACTTACTTCAAGCGCAGCAAACCTGAAGTAATGAGCCAGGAACAACAAGAGTGGAAGGTGCGCTCGGCGCTGCTTCTTGAGGACTGGAATGCAGTGCTCCAGGCTTCCAACGAGATGAGTCCGAATGTGAAGGAGGACAGGGCTTGGACCTATTGGCGAGGACGTTCACTGGCCCAGTCAGGCAAGTTGGTTGAAGCACGACAAGAATGGGTCAAAGCCAGCAGCCCATTCTCTTTCTACGGAAAACTGGCCCATGAAGAACTAGGCGACTCAGTCACGGCCCCGAAGCGCCCCGAATTGTTAAGCGCAGCCGAGTTGGACTGGGCAAAAAAACACCCGGGATTGTTGCGTGCACTCGCACTTTACGATGCGGGCCTGCGCACCGAGGGTTTCTGGGAATTCAATCTACAAGTTGCACAAATGAACGACAGGCAGTTGCTCGCTGCCGCGACTTGGGCTGAACGCAATCAACTCTACGACCGGGCAATTGCAGCAGCAGACAGAACCGAGATTGAACACGACTTGGGTTTAAGGTACCTGACGCCATTCCGCGAGAACATGCGGGCGAAAACCAGGGAAATTGGCGTGGATGAATCCTGGGTATACGGCTTGATTCGCCAGGAATCGCGCTTTGTGACCATTGCGCGTTCTGGCGTAGGAGCCAGTGGCTTAATGCAAGTCATGCCCGCTACAGCCAAGTATGTGGCGAAGAAAATCGGCATGTCCGACTTCAAGCCTGCTGACATTACCGAAATTGAGACCAACCTGACTTTGGGCACCAGCTACCTGAAAATGGTATTTGAGCAGCATGACCAATCACCTGTGCTTGCTTCTGCGGGTTACAACGCGGGCCCAAGCCGCCCTGCCCTGTGGAAACGTCGCCTGGGCGACCGGAAGATTGAAGGGGCTATTTTTGCGGAATTGATCCCGTTTGACGAAACACGCGGTTACGTAAAGAACGTAATGTCCAACACCGTGGCTTATTCCTTGCTGTTGAACAATGCCTCGATCCCTTTGAAACAAAGACTGGGTATCATCTACGGATCCAAGTAATCAGGTGAATGCTGTTTCTATGAGTAAAACAAAAAACGTATTGGTGATCGGTGGTTCGGGGTTTCTGGGCCAAGCCGTTTGTAATCAACTGGCCAAAGCCGGTTACCGAATTACCGTGCCCACGCGCCGCTATGACAGGGCAAAGCATCTGCTGACCCTGCCAACATGCCAAATTATTGAAGCAAATATTCATGATCGCGCCACACTGGGTCGCCTTGTGTCGGGGCAAGACATTGTCGTGAATTTGCTTGGTGTGCTACACAGCAAACCGGGCAAACCTTACGGCCAAAACTTTCGGGTCAACCATGTTGAATTCCCCAAAGCCTTGTGCACCGCTATGTCCAAGCATGGCGCCAAACGAATTGTTCACATCAGCGCATTGGGTGTCGGTGTACAAAACCCGGCGCCGTCCATGTACCTGCGCTCCAAAACCGATGGCGAAGCTGTGGTCAAAGACAGCGGACTGGCCTGGACAATTCTTCGCCCCTCGGTGGTGTTTGGTCGTGAGGACAAGTTTCTGAATACATTCGCCTCACTTGCAAAGATCGCGCCCTTCATTCCATTGGCCGGTGCTGATGCACGCTTCCAGCCAGTTTCGGTCAGTGATGTGGCCAAAGCCGTGTTTGCATGTGTGGAAGATCAAGGCAAAGACACCCTGCACAACACCTATGATTTGGTGGGTACCGAGATTTTCACCTTGAAAGAGTTAGTTAAGCTTTCAGCCCGCGCTGTTGGAAAAAACCCGCTGGTATTTGGTATTCCTGACGTTGCTGCGAAGGCTCAAGCGTTTTTGATGGAACTGGCACCTGGTGAGCCACTGATGAGTCGAGACAACGTCGACTCCATGAAAATCGACAATATCCGAACCTCGGGCAGAACTTTCCCTCTGCCAAGCTACGAATGCTTGTCGGTAGTTGCCCATGAATACCTCAGAGCCAAGCACTTGCCCTCTGATCTGGATGAATTTAGGACTCGGGCTCACCGGCAAGACTAGCCCTTAAGCCTTGATTCGTCGTACAATTTCGCTTTGCACAACGCAGCCGCACGTCGACCGATTGGCTGCGTTTGTTTTTAGAATCCGCGTTTTGCCTGAACACTGCTGATAGAGAGTTTTAACGTGACAGACCACTTAATGAAAACTTACGCCCGCCAACCCATTGCTTTCACTCATGGTGATGGCGCCTGGATGTGGTCAACTGATGGCAAAAGGTATCTGGATGGCTTGTCCGGTATCGCAGTGAATGGTTTGGGCCACAATCACCCCAAGCTGGTGAAAGCCATTTCCGAGCAGGCGGGCAAACTGATTCACACCTCGAATTTGTACGGCGTGGTTGAGCAATCAAATCTTGCTGATCGCCTGTGCGAAATTTCAGGCATGGATGAGGCTTTCTTTTGCAACTCGGGCGCTGAAGCGAACGAGGCGGCCATCAAACTGGCCAAATATTTTGGTCACAAGAAGGGCATTGAAAACGCAAAGATTATTGTGATGGAACGCGCCTGGCACGGCCGTACCTTGGCCACGCTGGCTGCCACGGATAGCCCCAAGGCCAAGATTGGGTTTGGCGACCTGCCGAGCGGGTTTGTACGCGTACCCTACAAAAACTTCGCAGCAATTGAACAGGCGGCAGACGACAACCCCGAAATCCAGGCCGTTCTACTGGAAGTTTTGCAGGGCGAAGGCGGTATCAATGTGGCCGATACCGAGTATTTACAGGCTCTGCGCAAGTTGTGTACCGCCAAAGGCTGGCTGTTGATGATCGACGAAGTGCAAAGTGGTATTGGCCGCACTGGCAAGTGGTTTGGTTACCAGCATGCAGGCATTCAGCCCGATGTAATCACCTTGGCCAAGGGTTTGGGTTCGGGCGTGCCAATTGGCGCGTGCCTGGCCTGGGGCCCTGCCGCAGGCGTATTTACACCTGGAACCCATGGCACCACATTCGGTGGCGGCCCCTTGGTGTCAGCGGCTGCCTTGGCAACCATTGAAATCATGGAAGAAGAGGGTTTGCTGGCGCATGCCGAGCAAATGGGACAGCTCATTCGGGCCATTTTGTCGCGTGAGCTGGCTGGCATTGCTGGCGTAAAAGATATTCGCGGCCGCGGCCTCATGGTGGGTATTGAATTGTGGAAGCCTTGTGGCGAACTGGTTGCGATTGCGCGCGACAAAGGTTTGATCATTAACGTGACCCGAGACAATGTGGTGCGCCTGTTGCCGCCACTGGTGATTAAAAGAGAAGAAGCAGAGACGCTGGCCATGGAATTGGCCCCTTTAATTAAAGCGTTTCTTGAACAATCCGCATAAGGAGGAGCCGGCCTGCCAGGCAAGCCGGTCTACAAAAATGCCTATCAAACATTTTTTGCAGTTCAACGATATCAGCAAAGACGAGTTCGATTACTTGATGCAGTCGTCTCGCGATGTGAAAGCGAGGTTCAAGCGTTACGAGCCCTACTACCCGCTGCAAGACCGTACCTTGGTCATGATTTTCGAGAAGGCATCCACACGCACACGGCTTAGCTTTGAAGCGGGCATGCACCAGTTGGGCGGTTCAGCCATTTACCTGAACACCAAAGATTCGCAATTGGGTCGCGGTGAGCCAGTTGAGGATGCGGCACAGGTTATTTCACGCATGTGCGACATCGTGATGATTCGTACCTACGAGCAGGAAATTATTGAGCGCTTTGCGGCCAACAGCCGAGTACCGGTCATCAATGGCTTGACCAATGAATACCACCCTTGCCAAATTTTGGCGGACATTTTTACATTCATTGAACACCGCGGCAGCATTCAAGGCAAAACAGTGGCCTGGGTAGGCGATGGTAACAACATGTGCGCCACTTGGTTGCAAGCAGCAGAATTGCTGGATTTCAAAGTAAATATTTCGACGCCCAGCGACTACAACATCGACCCCGCGAAAACCAATATCAAGGGTACTCACCACGAGTGGTTTGAAGACCCAATGGACGCCTGCAAAGGCGCTAACCTGGTGACCACCGATGTTTGGACCAGCATGGGCTTCGAGAATGAAAACAAAGCGCGCCGCCGCGCGTTTGCCGATTTTCAGGTAGACACCGAGATGATGGATGTGGCCAACCCGGAGGCCCTGTTCATGCATTGCCTGCCCGCCCACCGTGGCGAGGAAGTGGCGGCCGAAGTGATTGACGGACCGAAAAGCGTGGTGTGGGACGAGGCGGAGAACCGCCTGCACACGCAAAAAGCCCTGATGGAATTCCTTTTGTTGGGCCGCAAGTAAGCGGACCTTTAACAACCCTTTTTGAATCGAGAACCATGAGCGACATCAACAAAGTAGTACTCGCCTATTCCGGCGGTTTGGACACCTCAGTCATCCTGAAATGGCTGCAAGACACCTATGGTTGCGAAATAGTGACCTTCACTGCCGACCTGGGTCAGGGTGAAGAACTTGAACCCGCGCGCCAAAAAGCACTGAAGTTCGGTATCAAGCCCGAGAATATTTATATTGACGACGTACGTGAGGAATTCGTACGCGATTTCGTGTTCCCCATGTTCCGCGCCAACACCGTGTATGAGGGTGAATACTTGCTAGGCACGTCGATTGCCCGCCCCTTGATCGCCAAACGACTAATCGATATTGCGCGTGAAACCGGCGCAGATGCCATTTCACACGGCGCAACAGGCAAGGGCAATGACCAGGTTCGTTTTGAGCTGGGCGCTTACGCACTGATGCCTGGCGTGAAAATCATCGCCCCGTGGCGCGAATGGGATTTGCTGAGCCGCGAAAAGCTTCTGAAGTACGCCGAAGACGCGGGTATTGAAATCGACATGAAGCACAAGAAGGGCGGAGCGCCCTATTCCATGGACGCCAACCTGCTTCACATCAGCTTTGAAGGCCGTCATCTGGAGAACCCCAGTGCGGAAGCCGAAGAGGCCATGTGGCGCTGGACGGTCAGCCCCGAAGCGGCACCCGATGAAGCCGAGTACTTGGACATTGAATACGAAAAAGGCGATATTGTTGCACTGAATGGCAAGAAAATGAGCCCCGCAACCGTGCTGACCGAGCTGAACCGATTGGGTGGCAAACACGGGATCGGCCGCCTTGACCTGGTGGAAAACCGCTACGTGGGCATGAAGAGCCGCGGCTGCTATGAAACGCCCGGCGGTACCATTATGCTGAAGGCGCACCGCGCCATTGAATCAATTACCTTGGACCGTGAAGTGGCCCACCTGAAAGACGATTTGATGCCCCGCTACGCCAGCATGATATACAACGGCTACTGGTGGGCACCAGAACGTGTGGCTCTGCAAACCCTGATCGACCACACTCAAAATACTGTGAATGGCTGGGTACGCGTGAAATTGTACAAAGGCAATGTGATTGTGGTGGCCCGTGATTCAAAAACAGATTCACTGTTTGACCAGAATATTGCAACCTTTGACGAAGACGGTGGCGCTTACAACCAGGCCGACGCAGGTGGTTTCATCAAATTGAATGCCCTGCGCATGCGAATTGCAGCCAATGCCAAACTAAAACGCGGCTGAGCGATTCACTTGTCGTGAATCAGGTTTGAAAACCGCCACCCACAAGGTGGCGGTTTTTTTATGCCTGCGAATTTGACCTTGAATGGAACATTGCTGGAGCAAGGGCCACTCAGCTGAAGTAGGGTTCTTAATTCAAAAGCGCATATGCACTTCAAAAAACTGATGTTTTCCGCCATTCTGATTGCATTCGGCTTGACTGTCACCTCAACTACAGCTGCGGCTGTGACACATTTTGCTGACCTTGGTTTTGCCGCACACCCCAACTCTGTGATGGCTGAAATCGGAAAACCGGTCACGTTGTCAGTATTGATCAAGGGACCAGTCAAATCAATTCAATGGCGGCTAAACCGCGTGCCCATAGCCGGCGCAACACAGCAAAGTTTCGAAATTGCCTCAGTGGAAAAGAAAATTGACCCTGATGAATATGATGTAGTGATTCAAGATGCATTTGGCAACAGCGTAACCAGCGAAAAAGCCGTTGTGGCGGGACTTGAGCCTGATTCGAATCAACTGCTCATTGAATCAAGACGAGTCGAATCGCTGAAACTTCAATCCATTTTCAATTTGGTGCATGTGTTTGATCAAGTATCTGCCCGAATCTCGGAACCCTTGCCAATTTGGGACATGCGCAAATCAGCAGTATCCATGTATTTCGACGGTTGTCACGACAAAGTAAAAGCTGAGCTGGTTACACCGGTGCGCAATGCTGAATCTCTTCATGAGGCCATGAAACTGGAAATGAATTCCTGCTTCATTCAAAAAACCGATGGACTGGGAAACGACATGGGGGCGCTGGTGAGCGGCACCTTCATTCAGTCCAGAAAAGTCGACAAACAAAATAACAAAGATATTCGCAAGTTAGAGAAATTCGCGAAAAACCTGAAACTCAGCTTTCCCCATGCGAGTCAGAAAAAAAGAGCCACACTCGACTTTGATATTGTTCTGGATGGGAAACTGGTGCGAACCACTGAATTCGAGCAATCCAACACCAAAAACATGAGGATCAAAGAAGAATACTCCTGGAGCAAAGGCACACGAATCGAAAATCCTCAGTCCGGGGTAAAAGCTGTCTTTGTCTCCGGCAGCTATGTAAAAGAAAACTTCGGGTATCTCGAACACCAGCAATTTTACCCAAGCAGGGAAACCGAATTTTTCAACAAACTGAGAATCAAAATTGGCAATGACGATGTGCTAATTCATGGTTTGGTCAACAAGGTGACTGACGGCGACACAATTCATCGGTCTGGCAATTTCAACCTGCATATCAACGGCAAACTGGCGCTGAGTGCCCCAAGCGAAATAGCTTCCCTGCTCACATTTACCGGAAATTTGCCAATTTCACCAAAGCTCAACGGCTTTTTTATCAATGATCATGTGCCTGGTGTGGTCGCCTCTGAGAAGCCCGGGATCAAATTGGGCTCTGGCTCAATTAACACACCGTACTTGCGCTGAACACTGGATTGCACATGCTGAACCAGTTGCAACAAGTCACTGCCACTTCCCTGCCCCAAGTTCACCAGAATCAGGGCTTGCCTGCTGTAAACACCTACACCACCCAGCACATGCCCCTTCAAACCACATTGTTCGATCAACCACCCGGCAGCTAACTTCACCTGGCCATGATCTGCTGGGTAATTAACCAAATTTGGAAACCGCTGAACAAGGGCCTTGGCTTGTGCAGCGCCAACAATCGGATTCTTGAAAAAACTGCCGCTGTTACCCAATACGGCTGGGTCTGGCAGCTTTTGTGTACGTATGGCACTTACCGCTTTCAACAGATTCACGGGGGTCACTGATCCCAATTCAGCCACACGCTGAGCCACATCCCCATACCCCAACACAGGCTGCCACTGCACGGGTAAGGCAAAATCTACTGCCGTGATCACATACCGACCCTGCGCAGCATGCTTGAAAATACTGTCACGGTATGCAAACTCGCATTCATCCAGATTGAAAATGCATTCCTTTTGAACATCCAGATCAAATGCGTGCACCGCTGAAACGCGGTCCTTGAGTTCAACGCCGTAGGCTCCAATATTCTGAACAGGGCTTGCACCCACACAACCGGGAATCAGAGCGAGGTTTTCCAGCCCGCCCCAGCCCATGGCCACAGTCCACTCGACTGTTTGGTGCCAGTTTTCGCCAGCCCATACCCGCACATGGTGACAAACACCGTCGCAACCCAAATACCGTCGCCCTTTCAAGGCAACTTTCCAAACCGTTGCGTCCACCAGTGGGCTGGTAAACACTGTGTTGCTGCCCTCGCCCAGCAACAAAAATGGCTGGCCTTCTTGCCGGGCGCGAGCAAAAGCCAGCAAATCGGACTGACCGCCCAATAAACGCAACTCGCGGGCACGGGCTGGTAAACCAAAGGTATGCAAGGGTTGCAGATCAACGCTGTGGGTGGCAGTGAGGGCTGACATAGGGAGTGGTCTAGCGATTACAATGAGGCATTATGCTTGAAGGAATGAACTATGCCGTCTTTTGATGTGGTCTGCAAACCAGACTTGATCGAATTGCGCAACGCGGTCGATCAGGTGAACAAGGAAATTGGTACCCGCTTTGATTTCAAGGGGTCTGATTCCAAAGTTGAATTGAACGAGAACACCATCATGGTGTATGCCGACGATGACTTCAAATTGGAGCAGGTCGCCGAGATTATTCGCAACAAATGTGCAAAGCGCAACGTAGATGTACGCTTTCTGACATTTGACAAAAAAGAAAAGATCTCTGGCGACAAGATCAAGCAAACCGTGACGGTTAAAAACGGATTGGACAAGGACCTGGCCAAGCAGGTTGTGAAAGAAATCAAAGACAGCAAAATGAAAGTACAGGCCAGTATTCAAGGCGATACTGTGCGCATTCAAGGCGCAAAGCGCGATGATTTGCAAAGTGCAATTGCCTTGCTGAAACAGAAAGTGACTGAGACACCTTTGGGTTTCGAAAACTTCCGCGACTAAACAACCTCAAAGGACATGCCATGAGCGCAGACCATTCACACGATCACGATCATGAACACGGCCCGGATTGCGGCCACAACCACGATGTGGTGTACAACAAAGTAGTAAAGGCCAACCACAAGGTGGCCGCCGTATTGCTCCGCAATGCAAAAACCATTGAACTGACTTTTGATGAACGCCAGGAAGTACCCCACGATGTGAAAGCCACCGACGGCAGTACCCTGATTTGCCACTTGCACGACACCGTAGAGGTGGGCGACAAACTGGTGTCAAACACCAATGAATGGGCGATTGTGGCTGCTGCTCAAGAAGAACTGTTTGAAGTGATACGCGGCCAGAAAGGCTTCGAAGAATTTCTGCATGTGGCAGGCCTTAACTTTTGGCCGGTGCAATTAAATGAAAAAGGCGCGCGTGTTGTGGCGAGCCATGAATGCATGCACATGCTGGAGCATTTTGAGTTGAAATTCAGCACACTGACCGCACC
Coding sequences within:
- the murB gene encoding UDP-N-acetylmuramate dehydrogenase, which produces MSALTATHSVDLQPLHTFGLPARARELRLLGGQSDLLAFARARQEGQPFLLLGEGSNTVFTSPLVDATVWKVALKGRRYLGCDGVCHHVRVWAGENWHQTVEWTVAMGWGGLENLALIPGCVGASPVQNIGAYGVELKDRVSAVHAFDLDVQKECIFNLDECEFAYRDSIFKHAAQGRYVITAVDFALPVQWQPVLGYGDVAQRVAELGSVTPVNLLKAVSAIRTQKLPDPAVLGNSGSFFKNPIVGAAQAKALVQRFPNLVNYPADHGQVKLAAGWLIEQCGLKGHVLGGVGVYSRQALILVNLGQGSGSDLLQLVQHVQSSVQRKYGVLIEPEPNLIPGFSEATTPGT
- a CDS encoding aspartate aminotransferase family protein, with the protein product MTDHLMKTYARQPIAFTHGDGAWMWSTDGKRYLDGLSGIAVNGLGHNHPKLVKAISEQAGKLIHTSNLYGVVEQSNLADRLCEISGMDEAFFCNSGAEANEAAIKLAKYFGHKKGIENAKIIVMERAWHGRTLATLAATDSPKAKIGFGDLPSGFVRVPYKNFAAIEQAADDNPEIQAVLLEVLQGEGGINVADTEYLQALRKLCTAKGWLLMIDEVQSGIGRTGKWFGYQHAGIQPDVITLAKGLGSGVPIGACLAWGPAAGVFTPGTHGTTFGGGPLVSAAALATIEIMEEEGLLAHAEQMGQLIRAILSRELAGIAGVKDIRGRGLMVGIELWKPCGELVAIARDKGLIINVTRDNVVRLLPPLVIKREEAETLAMELAPLIKAFLEQSA
- the metF gene encoding methylenetetrahydrofolate reductase [NAD(P)H] — encoded protein: MMNISFEFFPAKTDEGAEKLRATREKLSERKPEFFSVTFGAGGTTQDGTLSTVLEIKAAGEEAAPHLSCVGSSKEKVAALLKQYKEHGIKRIVALRGDLPSGMLETGSFRYASELVEFIRQETGDHFFIEVAAYPETHPQAKSPAADVDAFVHKVNCGANSAITQYFFNLDAFLYFRDQVQHRISIPLIPGIMPVTNFSQLARFSDACGAEIPRWMRNRLQHFGDDRESIRAFGLEVVSNLCEQLIREGAPGLHFYTMNNAQPTLSILDQIGY
- a CDS encoding lytic transglycosylase domain-containing protein produces the protein MTGTMTISHHISRWVSLPLLALGAMAFQPALANKETDAELIKQIKSAYADGAYDKFNRLVSELPQKSIFRPYVDVWQFRFFQKGVEKQFPDREVVWNKSEILPLLNKHDNSWPTETLRRDWLEQLARTAQWTDFAEQRQHLRYRPDQGVECADLMYAAEQGQLVRYKLDAVVSFDKRLPKTCRVLLKNLYKLGGVSAQDLDRHVLQMVASNQLTNAVKFVDEFEDTAWGKTISSTALREAIFNPDKYLKSSGQKADTDLYLTGALARKAVEDYERVARQMTENYQGKLSPSSEQWLWAHVGYRAGLVWDRNALTYFKRSKPEVMSQEQQEWKVRSALLLEDWNAVLQASNEMSPNVKEDRAWTYWRGRSLAQSGKLVEARQEWVKASSPFSFYGKLAHEELGDSVTAPKRPELLSAAELDWAKKHPGLLRALALYDAGLRTEGFWEFNLQVAQMNDRQLLAAATWAERNQLYDRAIAAADRTEIEHDLGLRYLTPFRENMRAKTREIGVDESWVYGLIRQESRFVTIARSGVGASGLMQVMPATAKYVAKKIGMSDFKPADITEIETNLTLGTSYLKMVFEQHDQSPVLASAGYNAGPSRPALWKRRLGDRKIEGAIFAELIPFDETRGYVKNVMSNTVAYSLLLNNASIPLKQRLGIIYGSK
- a CDS encoding complex I NDUFA9 subunit family protein, with the protein product MSKTKNVLVIGGSGFLGQAVCNQLAKAGYRITVPTRRYDRAKHLLTLPTCQIIEANIHDRATLGRLVSGQDIVVNLLGVLHSKPGKPYGQNFRVNHVEFPKALCTAMSKHGAKRIVHISALGVGVQNPAPSMYLRSKTDGEAVVKDSGLAWTILRPSVVFGREDKFLNTFASLAKIAPFIPLAGADARFQPVSVSDVAKAVFACVEDQGKDTLHNTYDLVGTEIFTLKELVKLSARAVGKNPLVFGIPDVAAKAQAFLMELAPGEPLMSRDNVDSMKIDNIRTSGRTFPLPSYECLSVVAHEYLRAKHLPSDLDEFRTRAHRQD
- a CDS encoding argininosuccinate synthase; translated protein: MSDINKVVLAYSGGLDTSVILKWLQDTYGCEIVTFTADLGQGEELEPARQKALKFGIKPENIYIDDVREEFVRDFVFPMFRANTVYEGEYLLGTSIARPLIAKRLIDIARETGADAISHGATGKGNDQVRFELGAYALMPGVKIIAPWREWDLLSREKLLKYAEDAGIEIDMKHKKGGAPYSMDANLLHISFEGRHLENPSAEAEEAMWRWTVSPEAAPDEAEYLDIEYEKGDIVALNGKKMSPATVLTELNRLGGKHGIGRLDLVENRYVGMKSRGCYETPGGTIMLKAHRAIESITLDREVAHLKDDLMPRYASMIYNGYWWAPERVALQTLIDHTQNTVNGWVRVKLYKGNVIVVARDSKTDSLFDQNIATFDEDGGAYNQADAGGFIKLNALRMRIAANAKLKRG
- a CDS encoding 5-formyltetrahydrofolate cyclo-ligase; translation: MKKSLRQTAMAYRNRLQPEEINSLSQEISASLITLLQTFQPCTVGLFYPTRGEPNVLAIMNNLALKGFRWALPVCCESPTGPFLKFAQFAPDMEMELGRYNIPVPKSKSWVQPEVLLVPCLAFHRAGARLGYGAGWYDRTLSQMPAKPVTVGVAYAITETKDNFSEQHDELLDYLLTEREFIFTRSGAS
- a CDS encoding TlyA family RNA methyltransferase, with translation MRADLALVEKGLCPSRAQAQILIEQGKVQVRNGVVQAPVVVKKASQQIEPFMTLELIDCDAPSFVSRGGLKLHHALEATKIEVHARRCIDLGQSTGGFTDCLLQKGASSVVGIDVGREQLHPRLRGHHAVMALEGINLYKVNAGDLEKDIAALKPEFMPFDIAVADLSFISLRKVLPNIAKLMPARCEGLFLVKPQFEVGPENIGKNGLVKNLDDLIEQLENDIKTCCAQLDLTVKDFFQCELKGGDGNQEYFVYATKSIDVATNH
- the argF gene encoding ornithine carbamoyltransferase; this encodes MPIKHFLQFNDISKDEFDYLMQSSRDVKARFKRYEPYYPLQDRTLVMIFEKASTRTRLSFEAGMHQLGGSAIYLNTKDSQLGRGEPVEDAAQVISRMCDIVMIRTYEQEIIERFAANSRVPVINGLTNEYHPCQILADIFTFIEHRGSIQGKTVAWVGDGNNMCATWLQAAELLDFKVNISTPSDYNIDPAKTNIKGTHHEWFEDPMDACKGANLVTTDVWTSMGFENENKARRRAFADFQVDTEMMDVANPEALFMHCLPAHRGEEVAAEVIDGPKSVVWDEAENRLHTQKALMEFLLLGRK